The Chryseobacterium nakagawai genome has a segment encoding these proteins:
- a CDS encoding rhodanese-like domain-containing protein produces the protein MKVNLFGIALYSILVLSSCKTNHLTDAPKSNIKEVVTSSDVTLVDVRIPEQYAAGTAKNAINIPLAEIQNKIETLKGKKVVVFCNKGVQADQAMEILKKNGVEAYDGTSWKNVKGIQDEADKK, from the coding sequence ATGAAAGTTAATCTTTTTGGAATTGCTTTATATTCTATTTTAGTGTTAAGTAGCTGTAAAACAAATCATTTAACAGACGCTCCCAAGAGTAACATTAAGGAAGTAGTGACCAGTTCAGATGTAACATTAGTAGACGTAAGAATTCCCGAGCAATATGCTGCAGGAACCGCTAAAAATGCCATCAATATTCCACTGGCAGAAATTCAAAACAAAATTGAAACCCTGAAGGGTAAAAAAGTAGTTGTTTTTTGCAATAAAGGAGTACAGGCAGATCAGGCTATGGAAATATTAAAGAAAAACGGAGTGGAAGCCTATGATGGAACGAGTTGGAAAAATGTAAAGGGCATCCAGGACGAAGCAGATAAAAAGTAA
- a CDS encoding thioredoxin family protein, protein MSQKFQDIINSERPVLIDFFATWCQPCKVQSSVLNTVKENIGEGARIIKVDVDQYPAIAAQYGVRGVPTLAVFKNGELLWKESGVHDVNTLTNLLQQYI, encoded by the coding sequence ATGTCACAAAAATTTCAGGATATCATCAATTCCGAAAGACCAGTACTTATTGACTTTTTTGCCACGTGGTGCCAGCCTTGTAAGGTTCAGTCCTCGGTTTTAAATACTGTAAAAGAAAATATAGGCGAAGGAGCCAGAATCATCAAAGTAGATGTAGACCAATACCCTGCTATTGCAGCACAATATGGAGTAAGAGGAGTTCCTACTTTAGCTGTTTTCAAAAATGGGGAACTTCTTTGGAAGGAAAGCGGAGTGCATGATGTGAATACATTAACTAATCTTCTGCAACAATATATTTAA
- a CDS encoding nitrilase-related carbon-nitrogen hydrolase, whose protein sequence is MNNFKQNKKMEIAGLNLDIIWKNKAENFKIIENELQNLEADLFLLPEMFSTGFCMDAAEVSDRNDESLEFLKKISKEKNAAFCGSVPVEENGNFYNRMYFVQPNEDVAFYDKRHLFSFSGEDKVYTPGKDRVIVEYKGVRFLLQVCYDLRFPVFARNNDDYDAILYVANWPEKRVGAWEHLLKARAIENLSFVFGLNRIGTDGNNLFYQESSHCFFAEGREISNKNGNIVSAELDMNELNDFRTHFQFLNDRDHFSIDV, encoded by the coding sequence ATGAATAATTTTAAACAAAATAAAAAGATGGAGATTGCAGGACTCAATTTGGATATCATCTGGAAAAATAAAGCTGAAAATTTTAAAATAATAGAGAATGAACTTCAAAACCTTGAAGCAGATCTGTTTCTATTGCCTGAGATGTTTTCAACAGGCTTTTGTATGGATGCAGCTGAAGTTTCTGACAGGAATGATGAGTCTCTGGAGTTTTTGAAAAAAATCTCAAAAGAAAAAAATGCGGCATTCTGCGGAAGCGTTCCCGTAGAGGAAAATGGTAATTTTTACAATAGGATGTATTTTGTGCAACCGAATGAAGACGTTGCATTTTATGATAAAAGACACTTGTTTTCTTTTTCGGGAGAAGATAAGGTATATACTCCGGGAAAAGACAGAGTGATTGTAGAATATAAAGGAGTGAGATTTTTGCTTCAGGTTTGTTATGATCTTCGATTTCCAGTATTTGCAAGAAATAATGATGATTATGATGCTATTTTATACGTTGCGAACTGGCCTGAGAAAAGAGTGGGTGCTTGGGAACATCTTTTAAAAGCAAGAGCCATTGAAAATCTTTCTTTTGTGTTTGGTTTAAACCGAATTGGAACGGATGGAAATAATTTGTTCTATCAGGAAAGTTCTCATTGTTTCTTTGCAGAAGGGAGAGAAATTTCAAATAAAAATGGAAATATTGTATCAGCTGAGCTGGATATGAATGAACTGAACGATTTCAGAACTCATTTCCAGTTTTTAAATGATAGAGATCATTTCTCAATTGATGTATAA
- a CDS encoding DUF6646 family protein — MKKLVFMVMMFFFGITANAQAWTGKGDQKVQLGLSAWGYGTGITGTYDYGLNKLISVGAGLNGYFSNYKNNDKDNRVFVFGRLNFHLQEALNLPPKLDIYPGVDVGVVGKDFGIGAHIGARYFFTERIGVFAEVGNNGSLGVSFNL, encoded by the coding sequence ATGAAGAAATTGGTTTTTATGGTGATGATGTTCTTTTTTGGAATCACGGCCAATGCTCAAGCATGGACAGGAAAAGGAGATCAAAAGGTTCAACTGGGTCTAAGTGCCTGGGGATACGGAACCGGGATAACGGGAACTTACGATTATGGGTTGAATAAGCTTATATCTGTGGGGGCCGGTCTTAACGGTTACTTCAGTAATTATAAGAACAACGATAAAGACAATCGGGTGTTTGTTTTCGGAAGATTGAATTTCCACTTGCAAGAAGCTTTAAATCTTCCTCCAAAGTTGGATATTTATCCTGGTGTTGATGTAGGTGTTGTTGGAAAAGACTTTGGAATAGGAGCTCATATCGGCGCGCGATACTTCTTTACAGAAAGAATTGGCGTATTTGCAGAGGTAGGTAATAACGGAAGCCTTGGCGTTTCATTCAATTTATAA
- the rseP gene encoding RIP metalloprotease RseP, with translation MEIAIKLFQFILSISILVVLHELGHFLPAKWFKTRAEKFFLFFDPYFSIFSMKKVNGKWKYKFLSQNLPDTEVIEVNGKKEEVPIDISKLSDDDWRKYPEQTKYGIGWLPFGGYVKIAGMVDESMDTAQMKKPAESWEFRSKPAWQRLIIMLGGVTVNFFLAWIIFSALVGKNGETIFDADKIKTPLHYTAAAKKMGFQDGDKILKVDGKVQKDFKKLALDVLLSDEITVSRNGKEVTFPTNDDGKVMAFHDPEPRSFLTPRMSPIIDTIVTQSTMDAGLKVGDKIVAINGKPVSYYDEVKPLVVPNAGKIVDFQVSRNNQIEDLKIPISKEGTIGILSFKEAEKFMVHNEYSFFGSIKRGFTLTIESLTYQIKQFKLIFNKKVQGYKKVGGPLAIVKNMPVSKDAQGGVSIDWTAFWGFTAMFSVWLAFLNLIPIPGLDGGHVIFTLYEMIVGKPVPQKVLENAQMVGVIFLLGLMALIFGSDIIKAITGTL, from the coding sequence ATGGAAATAGCAATCAAACTCTTCCAGTTCATTCTGAGTATCTCTATACTTGTAGTTCTTCATGAGCTTGGCCACTTCTTACCGGCAAAATGGTTCAAGACCAGAGCAGAGAAATTCTTCTTGTTTTTTGATCCTTACTTCTCCATATTCTCTATGAAGAAAGTCAACGGAAAGTGGAAGTATAAATTCTTATCTCAGAACTTACCTGATACTGAAGTAATAGAGGTAAACGGAAAAAAGGAAGAAGTTCCTATCGATATATCAAAACTTTCTGACGACGATTGGAGAAAATATCCTGAGCAAACCAAATACGGTATCGGATGGCTTCCTTTCGGAGGTTATGTGAAAATTGCAGGAATGGTGGATGAAAGTATGGATACAGCCCAAATGAAAAAACCGGCTGAATCTTGGGAATTCAGATCTAAACCGGCGTGGCAGAGACTAATCATTATGTTAGGAGGGGTTACAGTAAACTTCTTCCTAGCTTGGATCATATTCTCAGCTTTAGTTGGGAAAAACGGGGAAACAATTTTTGATGCAGATAAAATCAAAACCCCACTTCACTATACTGCAGCAGCCAAGAAAATGGGCTTTCAGGATGGGGATAAAATTTTGAAAGTTGACGGAAAAGTTCAGAAAGACTTCAAAAAACTAGCTCTAGACGTTTTATTAAGTGATGAAATAACCGTTTCCAGAAATGGAAAAGAAGTTACTTTCCCAACCAATGATGATGGAAAAGTAATGGCATTTCATGATCCGGAACCAAGATCATTCTTAACCCCAAGAATGTCTCCTATTATTGATACGATCGTTACTCAATCTACAATGGATGCAGGGTTAAAGGTGGGTGATAAAATTGTTGCCATCAATGGGAAACCTGTTTCTTATTATGATGAAGTAAAACCTTTGGTAGTTCCTAATGCAGGGAAAATAGTAGATTTCCAGGTATCAAGAAACAATCAGATTGAGGACCTTAAAATCCCCATATCTAAAGAAGGAACTATTGGAATTCTTTCTTTCAAGGAAGCTGAGAAATTTATGGTTCATAATGAATATAGTTTTTTCGGTTCTATAAAAAGAGGGTTTACCCTTACTATTGAGAGTTTAACTTATCAGATTAAACAGTTTAAATTAATTTTCAACAAGAAAGTCCAGGGCTATAAAAAAGTGGGTGGCCCGCTTGCTATTGTAAAGAATATGCCGGTAAGTAAAGATGCACAAGGAGGTGTTTCTATTGACTGGACAGCATTCTGGGGCTTTACAGCAATGTTCTCAGTATGGTTGGCATTCCTTAACCTTATTCCTATTCCGGGACTTGATGGCGGACATGTTATATTCACACTATATGAGATGATCGTAGGAAAACCGGTTCCACAAAAAGTATTGGAAAATGCTCAGATGGTGGGAGTTATTTTCCTGTTAGGATTAATGGCTCTGATCTTTGGAAGCGATATTATTAAAGCCATTACAGGAACATTATAA